The Streptomyces asoensis DNA window GATGATGTCGCGGACGATGCCGCCGACGCCCGTGGCCGCGCCCTGGTAGGGCTCGACGTACGAGGGGTGGTTGTGCGACTCGACCTTGAAGGTGACCGCGTAGCCCTGGCCGACGTCGACGACACCGGCGTTCTCGCCGATGCCGACGAGGAGGGCGTCGGACTGCGGGGCCTTCTCGCCGAACTGGCGCAGGTGCACCTTCGACGACTTGTAGGAGCAGTGCTCCGACCACATCACGGAGTACATGGCGAGCTCGGCGCCGGTGGGACGGCGGCCGAGGATCTCCACCACCCGCTCGTACTCGTCCTTCTTGAGGCCGAGCTCGGCCCAGGGCAGCTCGACGTCGGGGGTCGCGGCCGCGTGCTCGACCGTGTCCAGAGGCGTCCGGCTCATGCGTTGACCAGCTTCTTGAGGATCGAGGTGAAGAACGGCAGGCCGTCGGTGCGGCCGGAACCGATGAGCGGCTCGACGGCGTGCTCCGGGTGCGGCATGAGGCCGACGACGTTGCCGGCTTCGTTGGTGATGCCGGCGATGTCGCGCAGCGAGCCGTTCGGGTTGCCGTAGCCGTCCGCGGCGTCGCCCTCCACGAGGTACCGGAAGGCGACACGGCCCTCGGCCTCGAGCTTGTCGAGGGTGTACTCGTCGGCGACGTACCGGCCGTCCATGTTCTTCAGCGGGATCCGGATCTCCTGGCCCGCCTCGTAGTCGGTGGTCCAGGCCGTCTCCGCGTTCTCCACCCGCAGCTTCTGGTCGCGGCAGATGAAGTGGAGGTGGTCGTTGCCGAGCATCCCGCCGGGGAGCAGGTGGGCCTCCGTGAGGATCTGGAAGCCGTTGCAGATACCGAGAACCGGGAGACCGGCCTTCGCCTGCTCGATCAGCGTCTCCATCACGGGCGAGAAGCGCGCGATGGCACCGGCCCGCAGATAGTCGCCGTAGGAGAAACCGCCGCACAGCACCACGGCGTCGACCTGGTGAAGGTCTTTGTCCTTGTGCCAGAGGGCGACGGGTTCGGCGCCCGCGAGACGGATCGCGCGCCGGGTGTCCCGGTCGTCGAGGCTGCCCGGGAAAGTGACGACGCCAATACGAGCGGTCACTTCGCGGCCCCCGCGACTGCTTCTTCGGACTCGACCTTGACGGTGAAGTCCTCGATCACGGTGTTGGCGAGGAAGGATTCCGCAAGATCGTGGATGCGGGCGAGGGCGGCCTCGTCGACCGGCCCGTCAACTTCCAGTTCGAATCGCTTTCCCTGACGTACGTCGGAGATGCCTTCGAAACCCAGACGCGGCAGTGCGCGCTGCACCGCCTGGCCCTGGGGGTCGAGGATCTCCGGCTTGAGCATGACGTCGACTACGACGCGTGCCACTGGCACTCCCGGTGGTGTGGTGCTGAGCAGGTTCCTGCGGGTGTCTCCAACAGGTGTCTTCAGACTACCCGCACAAAATTTCTACGCGGGTAGAGTTGTAGGAAAGTACGTGACCGCCATCACGATCAGGTATCGGACCAGTGCCTTCGCGGAAATTTCAGGGAAAGATCCAGGGTACGTCGGCGTTCCCTATTGCCTCGGGACACGCGGGCAGATTTAGTCGAGCTTCACATTGCAATGCCGGGCACTGTACAAATGAATTGCCAATAGCCGATACTTTGCCCCATAACAGGCGGACAGTCGACATCTCCGTGACGTCTTGGCACGTCACCGCAGAGCTGTCGCACGAAGGGACCGATATTCGTGGCGCAGAAGGTCGTGGTCACTCTCTCTGACGACATCGACGGCTCGGAAGCGGCGGAAACGATCGCTTTCGGGCTCGACGGCAAGTCGTACGAGATCGACCTGAATGAAGCCAATGCCAAGAAACTGCGTAAGGCTCTCGCGCCCTACGTGGACGCCGGCCGCAAGCGCTCGAGGTCCGGCAAGGCGTACAAGCAGACGGAGGTCGCACCCGACCCCGCGGCCGTACGCGCCTGGGCCCAGGCCAACAAGATGGAGGTACCGGCCCGCGGCCGCATCCCCAAGAAGGTCTACGAGGCGTTCACCGAAGCCCAGTGAGCCGCACCCGCCGGTCGGGCCCCGCAGCCGCGGCCCGACGGCCGGTCACCGGCCCCTCGAACGAACCGACTTGCGCTGCACCCCTCCTGGTCAGCTAGAGTTCGGAGCACGCCGAGGGGCCAGGCCGAAAAGCCCAGCTCACGGAGTACATGCGGGTGTAGTTCAGTAGTAGAACATCCCCCTTCCAGGGGGAAGGCGCAGTGTGCGATCCCTGTCACCCGCTCTGCATCACCGATCTGTCCACTGTTGTGGATCAGGTAGGCTGGTGCCCGCGCCGATCGGTGAGAGCCGGTCGGAGGCAATGCGGACGTAGCTCAGTTGGTAGAGCGCAACCTTGCCAAGGTTGAGGTCGCGAGTTCGAGCCTCGTCGTCCGCTCGGGAATGAGACCCCGGTCCAATGGACCGGGGTCTTTTCGTGCGTCCGGCTGGCCATGTGCGGGCCGGACGGGCTTCTGACATTTGTCATGCGGAGTGATGACACCTCGCACTGCCGACGCTCCTCTCCCGCGGGGAGGCTCGGGGCATGGACACGAATGAACACGTGATCGAGGTCACCGACCTCCGGCGTGTGTACGGGGGCGGGTTCGAAGCGGTCCGCGGGATCTCCTTCCACGTCGGCCGCGGTGAGATCTTCGCGCTGCTCGGCACCAACGGCGCCGGGAAGACCTCCACGGTCGAGCTGCTGGAAGGACTCGCCCCGCCCGACGGCGGGCGGATCACCGTTCTGAACCATGATCCGTACACCGAGCGCGCCGCCGTCCGGCCGCGCACCGGCGTGATGCTCCAGGAGGGCGGCTTCCCCTCCGAGCTGACGGTCGCCGAGACGGCGCGCATGTGGGCCGGCTGTGTCAGCGGCGCCCGGCCGGTCGCGGGGGCGCTGGCGCTCGTGGGGCTCGCCGGGCGAGCCGGCGTCCGGGTCAAGCAGCTGTCGGGAGGGGAGCGGCGGCGCCTCGACCTCGCGCTCGCGGTCCTCGGGGACCCCGAGGTGCTGTTCCTGGACGAGCCGACGACCGGCCTGGACGCCGAGGGCCGCCGTGACACCTGGGACCTGGTCCGCGCCCTGCGCGACGCCGGTACGACGGTGCTGCTGACCACGCACTACCTGGAGGAGGCCGAACAACTCGCCGACCGGCTGGCCATCCTGCACGAGGGCCGGGTCGCGGCCGCCGGAACACCCGCCGAGGTGACTAGCGCCCAGCCGTCCCGGATCTCGTTCGAACTGCCCGCCGGGTACTTCGTGGGTGACCTGCCTGCGCTCGGCGAACTGGGCGTGTGCGGCCACGAGGTGGACGGGCAGGTCGTACGGCTGCGCACCCGGGAGTTGCAGCGGGCGGCGACCGGCCTGCTGGTGTGGGCCGAGCACGCCCGGGTCGCGTTGCGCGGGCTGGACATACGGTCGGCCTCCCTGGAGGAGGCGTTCCTGGGGATCGCCCGGGAAGCGTCGCAGCACACGGGCACCGAGGAGGTGGCGGCATGAGCGGGACCCCGCTGAAGGACCGGGCGACCGTGACGGACGGCCGGGCGGCCGGCCGGACGGTCACGACCCCGGTGAGCCGGATGGCCGCCCTCGCACGGGCCGAGCTGACGCTCCTCGGGCGCAGCAGAAGCACCCTGATCACGGCCGTGTTCATGCCGCTGGTGCTGCCGGTCAGCCTGGCCCCGGTGATCGAGGACATGAACGCCGAGGACTCCGGACTCGGCGTCGGCGAGGTACTGCTGCCCGCCGCGATCGGCTTCTCCCTGCTCTTCGGTGTGTACGCGGCGCTCTCGGCCATCTACACGGCCCGGCGTGAGGAACTCGTGCTGAAGCGGCTGCGCACCGGTGAGCTGCGGGATGCGGAGATCCTCGCCGGGTCGGCGCTGCCCGTCCTCGCCACGGGTCTGGCGCAGTCCCTGGTGCTGGTGGCCGGCGCGACGGTCCTGCTCGATGTACCGGCCCCCGTAGCTCCCCATCTCGCCGTGCTGGGACTGCTGTCGGGCCTGGTGATGTGCGCGGCGTTCGCGGCCGTCACGGCCACCGTGACCCGCAGCGTGGAGAGCGCCCAGGTCACGACGGCGCCCATGGTGCTCGTGTCGATGATCGGTTCCGGCCTGGCCGTGCCCCTGGAACTGCTCCCCGACCGGCTCGCCGCCGTCTGCGAACTGCTGCCGCTGTCCCCGGTGATCCTCCTGGTCCGCGGCGGCTGGACGGGGGACCTGTCGGCGTACGAGGTCCTGCGCGCCCTGGCGATCGCGCTGGCCTGGACCCTTCCGGCGGTGTTTGCTGTACGGCGGTGGTTCCGCTGGGATCCCCGGCGGTGACCCCGCGGGGCAGCAGCCGGGGTCCGACGGGCCGAAGAGCAGGGGAGGGCACGCATGTTGGGCCGCATCCGGGGGTGGCAGCGGCGTCACTGGCGGGACCGCAGCAAGGCCGAGCGGGTCGAGTTGCAGACCCTGGGCACCTGGTACTTCACCACCTGGTTCTTCTCCTTCGCCTGGCTCGCCCTGCCGTTGCTGAGCGCGGTCGAGAACCGGCCCGGGCCGCTGCTGGTCGGGGGGCTGCTGATGCTCGCGGGTGCCGTGCAGTGCGCCGAGGCGAACCGGCGCACCCGGCCCGTCCTCGACCACTACCTGGGTCGCGCCGTGCTCCCGCCCCGCGCGCTGTATCCGGCGGGCGCGCTGCTGGCCTTCAATCTGGCGCTGGACCTGGTGCTCGCCGTGCTGGGCGGTGCCGACGCGGTGACGGTCCGGCTCTGCATGGGAGCAGCGCTGCTGCCCTTCGGGATGCTGTACGGGCTCGTGGTGCCCATCCGGTCGTTCCTGCGGCACTCGGCCCTGCTCGCCGTGCTGCTGATGGCCGTCTTCGGCTGGGCGGAACCGGACGCGGCGGGGATCTTGATGATCGGGGTCCTGACCGCCTTCGCGACCTGCTTCTCGCTGTTCGCCTGCCGGTGCAGCGCCTGGAACCTGGCGGTGCTGTGGGAGGCGGAGCGGGCCGGGGAGGTCGAGGCCCGGCTCGCCGTCGCCGAGGAGCGGCTGCGGTTCGGCCGGGACCTGCACGACGTGATGGGGCGGAATCTGGCGGTGATCGCCCTGAAGAGCGAACTGGCCGTGCAGCTGGCCCGGCGGGGGCGGCCGGAGGCCGTGGAGCAGATGATCGAGGTCCAGCGGATAGCGCAGGATTCCCAGCGGGAGGTGCGCGCGGTCGTGCGGGGATACCGGGAGGCCGACCTGGGCATCGAACTGGCGGGCGCGCAGGGGGTGCTGCGGGCGGCCGGGATCGCGTGCGAGGTGAGCGGGGAGGCCGGCGGGCTGCCGCCCGAGGTGCAGTCGGCGCTCGGCTGGGTGGTGCGGGAGAGCACCACCAACGTGCTGCGGCACGGTGACGCCGGGCGGTGCTCGGTGGCGTTGCGGATCTCCGGGGAGCGCGTGGTGCTGACGGTGGAGAACGACGGCGCCGGGTCCTGCGTGCCGGAGAGCGGCGGCGGATCGGGGCTGACGGGGCTGCGGGAGCGGCTGCGGGGCGTCGACGGGACACTGGAGGCCGGGTTCGTCGGGGCGGGCGTCTTCCGGGTCGTCGCCGAGGTGCCGCTGAGCGGGAAGGCCGCTGTGAGAGAGGTCACTTCATGACGGTGCGGGTGCTGCTCGCCGACGACGAGCACCTCATCCGGGGGGCGCTGGCCGCGCTGCTCTCCCTGGAGGACGACCTGGTGATCGTCGCCGAGGCGGCCACCGGACCGGAGGCGCTGGCGATGACGAGGGCCCACCGTCCCGACGTCGCCGTCCTGGACCTCCAGATGCCGGGCGCCGACGGTGTGAGCGTCGCCACATCGCTGCGTACCGAACTGCCGGACTGCCAGGTGCTGATCGTGACGAGCCACGGCCGGCCGGGACATCTGAAGCGGGCGCTCGCGGCGGGTGTGCGGGGCTTCGTCCCCAAGACGGTGAGCGCGCAGCGGCTCGCGGAGATCATCCGGACCGTGCACGCCGGGAACCGTTACGTCGACCCGGAGTTGGCCGCCGACGCGATCGCCGCCGGTGACTCGCCGCTGACCTCGCGTGAGGCGGAGGTGCTCGAACTCGCGGCCGACGGGGCGCCGGTCGCGGAGATCGCGGAGCGGGCCGCGCTGTCCCAGGGGACCGTGCGCAACTACCTGTCCTCGGCCGTCTCGAAGCTCGGGGCGGAGAACCGGCACGCCGCGGTGCGGCTCGCCCGGGAGCGGGGTTGGGTATAGTTGGCCTCGCGCCACGGCGCACTGCGGACGTAGCTCAGTTGGTAGAGCGCAACCTTGCCAAGGTTGAGGTCGCGAGTTCGAGCCTCGTCGTCCGCTCCATCGCAAAGGCCCCGGTCATCGACCGGGGCCTTTCGCGTCAGCTCCAGGCGGTGCCCGTCAGGCGCTCGTAGGCCTCGATGTACTTGGCGCGGGTCGCGTCCACGATCGGCCCGGGCAGCGCCGGCGGGGGCTGCTCGCTCGCGCGGTCCCAGCCGGACTCGGCCGAGGTCAGCCAGTCGCGCACGAACTGCTTGTCGTACGAGGCCTGCGCCCGGCCGGGCTGCCACTGGTCGGCCGGCCAGAAGCGGGAGGAGTCCGGCGTGAGGACCTCGTCGGCGATGACCAGGTCCTCGCCCTCGAAACCGAACTCGAACTTGGTGTCGGCGAGGATGATGCCCCGCTCGCGGGCGATGTCGCGGGCGCGGCCGTAGACGGCGAGGGTCGCCTGGCGGAGCGCGGCGGCGGTGTCGGCGCCGACCTGGCGGGCGACCTCCTCGTAGGAGACGTTCTCGTCGTGCTCGCCCACGGCCGCCTTGGTGGCGGGGGTGAAGATCGGGGCGGGGAGTTCACTGCCGTCGACGAGGCCCTCGGGGAGCGCGAGGCCGCAGACCGTGCGGGACTCGCGGTACTCGGCGAGGCCCGAGCCGGTCAGGTAGCCGCGCGCCACGCACTCGACGGGGACCATCCGCAGCGACTTGCAGATCAGGGTGCGGCCCGCCCAGTCGGCCGGGGCGCCCGCCGGCGGCTCCGTGCTCAGGACGTGGTTGGGGACCAGGTCGGCGAGCTGGTCGAACCACCACAGGGAGAGCTGCGTGAGGACCCGGCCCTTGTCGGGGATCTCGGTCGGCAGCACCCAGTCGAAGGCGGAGGTGCGGTCGCTGGCGACCATCACGAGGTCGCCCGCCTCGTTCTGGTACAGGTCGCGCACCTTGCCGGTGTGCAGATGCACCAGGCCCGGCACCTGAAGGGGCTCGGGCTTTTCTACGAATCCGGACACGGTTCCTCCCCGTGGTTCTGTCCTGGTGGGCCGATTGTCCCGTACATCGGGATCGGCCGAGGACAGCGGGTGGGTGAGCGGGGCCCGCGGACGCGTACCGGCGGGGCGGTGTCCCGGCCCGCCGGGAGGGCCGCGCGGTCAGTCGCGTTTGCAGATGCGGTCCAGGAGGTTGGCCGTGGCGCGCTGGACCCGGGGGTCCACATGGCCGGGGCGGTCCAGGGCCGGGGACCAGGCGAAGGTGCCGGAGGCGAAGACCAGGGCGCCGGAGGGGGCCCGGTACAGGGATGTCTCCTGGTGGCGCAGGACGCCCTCGCTGTCGGCGTACGGGGAGTGCGCGAGGAGGATGCGGTCCTCGTGGGGCGGGAGGGGGGTGCGCGGGAAGTAGCGGTCGGCCTCGCCCGCCACCAGGTCCTCGATGCCGTCGCCGTCGAGCGCGCCGGTCGCCTCCCACAGCCAGTGGCCGGCGTTGCGGACGATCAGCGGACGCGGCTCGGGCACCCGGCCCGCGTACTGGATGCCGACCAGCTGCTGCTCGGCGCGGTCGATCTCCCGCCACAGGACGGGCTTTCCGGGACCCTTGCGCTTGCGGCAGGTCAGCAGCCGGCCGGGCACCCCGGACGGGGACGGACCCAGCTCCACCTGCCAGTAGAGGGAGTTCGCCGACAGGAACACCAGCGAGGTGCCGCTGTCGCGGGCGAGTTCCGCGGTGCGGCGCATGGCGGCCGACCAGTACTCGTCGTGGCCGGGGAAGACCAGGCCGCGGTAGCGGGTGGGGTCGACGCGACCGGCGTGCAGGTCGCGGGCGTCGGCGTAGGCGAGGTCGTAGCCGTAGCGCTCGGCCCAGCGGATGAAGTCGTAGGCGTGGCCGACGTGGAGGGGGAGCCCGGCGCCCGCGTACGGGCGGTCGAAGGAGACCGTGGTCGCGGCGTCGGCCTCGCCGAGGAGACGGCCGTCCTCGTCCCACGCGTGGTAGAGGCTGGCGCCGGTGCGGCCGTCCTCGGGGTAGAGGTTGTAGGCCTGCCAGGTGACGTCGGGCAGGACCAGGAGCAGGTCGGCGGGGTGCTGGTCGCGGACCGTGAAGGGGATGTGCGAGCGGTAGCCGTCGACGGTGGTGAGGACGGCCACGTACGCGCCGACCTTCCAGTAGGACGGGACCTGGAGGCGCCAGGAGAGCCACCAGTGGTGGCAGGAGACGGTGCGGTCGGCGGTCAGCGGCGGGGGCTGCACGATGCCCGCGAGCCGCGGACTGGTGGTGATCTTGGCGGCGCCGTCGCCCTCGTAGTGGCCTATGCGGTAGATGTCGACGCTGAATTCCTGGGGCGGGTCGACCGTGATGTGGAAGTCGGCCGCGTCGCCGGGGGCGACCGCGCCGGTCGAGATGAAGCCCTTGATCTGACGGCGGACGTCGTCGGCCGAGCGGGGGCCGCCCGCGGAGGGCGCGGAGCGGGGGCCGGGGACGCGGGGGGTGCCCGCCGCGGCGGGGGCGGGGGGCTGCTCCACGTACCAGGGGACGACCTGGCCGCTGTCGCCGAAGTACGTCTCGGTGCCGCGCAGCCAGGGGACGGGGCCCTGCCCGAAGGGGTCCGTCACGGCGTGGGCCAGCGCTCCCGACTCCCACCGGCGGATGTGTTCCGGCCCTGATGCCGGTCCTGGTCCCGGTCCCATGGTGCTCCCCTCCCTGGTGCCCCCGTGATCGTCGTGCGTCGGTGACCGCCGTGCGCCGCTGCTGGTTTATGTCGCGCGCCCTTGCCATGGGCCCGATCGGTCCCAGCACATCACATAACGCGCGCAGACAGTCACTATTCGTTGCGAATTGGCCGAAAGTGGAATCAGAGGCTCCGAAAGGGGCGTCGTGCGGGACGGCGGAGCCGGTCGCCGGCCGTGCTCAGCCCAGTCGTACCGGCTTCTCCGGGCGTATCCCGAGCTCCACCAGCCAGGTGCGCAGGGGGACGGAGTCGCCGTCCTCGACGAGGCTGAGCACCCGGGGGGTCAGGTCGGGCACGCGCACCCCGTCGACGAGGAGGGTCGGGCCGTCCAGCCAGTCGAGGCCCGGGATCGCGCCCACGGTGTCCATGGCGGCGCAGCAGACCATCGCCGTGACGTGGTCCGCCAGCAGCTCGCGTTCGGTGCGCGGCGGCTGAAGGGGGAAGAGGGGCAGCGCGTCCTCGTCCCACAGCGCCGCGTCGGGGCCCTGGCCGGGGGCCGGGGGGCCCGCCGGAGCGGGGGGCACGGCCGCGGCGGCCTCGGACTCCTCGCGCCCCAGCTCGGCGCCCAGCTCCGCCGCGAGGGCGACGCTGCGCGGGTTCGGGGGCGGGGAGTCGTCCTCGTCGTCGCCCGACAGAACGGACCCGGGAACGGCGGCGTCGCATCCGGCGGCGGGGTCGGTGTCCGGGCCGGTGCCCGTGTCCGGGCCGGGGGTCGGGGGCGTGGCGAGGTGCGGGCTCGGGAGCGTGGGTGGGGTGGTCGGTTCGGGGGTGCCGGGGTGCGGCGTGGTCGTGAGAGGGCCGGTCACGGCGGTCCGTGGGTGCGGTCCGTGGGGGGCGTCCGGGTCGTCCGGACCGTCCTCCGCCCGGTCGGCCAGGTGGTCCAGGACGCGGGCCAGCGTGGGTCCGCTGGTGCCGCCGGGGTGGGGCGATGCGGTGAGGCCGGGGCCGCGGCGGACGCCGAGCGCGTCGAGGACCCGGTGCAGCCGGGCCGCGTCGGTGCGCCACTTGCGGTCGACGACCTCGTCCGGATAGTCCTCCCAGGCCACCGGCGCCCAGTCCGGGCCCGGATCCGCGGGGCCGCCGTGGAAGAGGCGGGCGGCGAGCAGCGAGGCGGCCTCGTCGACCGTGCCCGGCTCCTCGAGCAGGTCGCAGGCGGGGCGCTCGCCGAGGCGGTCGGCGAACCCCTCGGCGAGGCGGTCACGCCGGGACAGTTCGGTCAGGGCCGCGACGACGCCCGCGTCCAGCCGGGAGGGCCAGCGGCCCATCCGCCAGGCGGGCAGCGCCACCCGGGTGAGCAGCCGGTCCCAGCCCGCGTAGGCCAGGCCCACCTGCTCCTGGGCGACGATGCGCAGCCCGTAGTCGACGGTCTGCGCGCGCTCGGCGGCCGCGGCGGCCACGCCCCGCTCCATCTCGCCGGCGTGGGTCTGACAGCCGCGCAGCAGCAGCCGCGCCACCCGGCCGATGCCCGAACAGACCGGGCGCAGCACGGGATACCGGTCGCCCCGGTAGGCGCAGACCGCCACCGCGGCGTCCAGACCGCGTACGAAGCGCCGGGCCGCGGCTATGTCGGGGTGGGCCGAAGGGCCCGTGCCGGCGACGACCGGCGCGAGGACCGCGCGCAGCTCGCCCACCCGCATCCACCACAGGAACGGGGAGCCGACGACGAGGACCGGGGCCGCGGGCGCGCGGCGGTGCAGGAGGCCGTGGGAGCCACCGGGTCCGGCTATCTCGTCCGCGCCGCCGGCGGGGGACGGCCCGTGCGCCGGGTGGGTGCGGTCCTCGAGCCAGCTGTCGCAGTCCGGGGTCAGGGCTATCGCGGAGGGTGCCGGGACGTCGAGCCGGTCGGCCAGGTCCCGGACCAGCCGGTACAGATCGGGGGCCGCCTCCTCCGCGACGGCGACCGTCGGGCTGACGGCGGGACGCGCGCGGGCGACGACCAGGCCGACGACAACGGCGGCGAGCAGGACGACGACCGCGACGGCGGACACGGCCCAGCGGGCGCCCTCCCATCCGGGGCCCACGAGGTGCCCGGTGGAACCGCCCGCCAGCAGGATCACCGCGGCGGCCGCGGGCAGCAGCGCGACGGCGAGCGCCCGGCTGCGCACCCGCAGCACCGCCAGTGCCCGGGCACGCGCGGCCTGCGCGCCCATCTCCACTCCCGTACCGGTCACGGCCGGACCTCACCCCCTCCCTGCAGTCCTGTTTCCCCCGGCTGTCTTCGCAGTGCTCACTCCCCCACTGTGGCACCGCCCACCGACATCGCAATGCCGGTGGGCCAAGTGCCGGAACGAGGGCCGGAAGGCTTGCGCCGCACCCTAGTTGGCGCTCAGGCCCACGTCAGCCGGATGGCTCAGCGCTCACACGATGGAATGGCTTTGGGGAAAGGTGAACGACTGTGGGCAACGATCAGGCCCCGGGTTCCATGGGTCCTCCGTGAGGAGTTCCATGGCCACCCGGGGCCTGAGGGGTTCGTGGGACGTCCGCGGAGCCGCGGGCTACGCGCCGGCCGCCGCCTTGGCCGCGATGTCCGTGCGGTGCTGGGAGCCGTCGAGGCCGATGCGGGCGACCGCCCGGTAGGCGCGGTCGCGGGCCTCGGTGAGGTCGGCGCCGGAGGCCGTGACGGACAGCACGCGTCCGCCCGCGCTGACGACCGTGCCGTCGTCGTCCCCGGCGAACTTCGTGCCCGCGTGCAGGACGTACGCGTGCGGGGCGTCCTCGGCGGCCACCTCGGCGAGGCCGGTGATCGGGTCACCGGTGCGCGGGGTGCCGGGGTAGTTGTGCGAGGCGACGACGACGGTGACGGCCGCCTCGTCGCTCCAGCGCAGGGGCGGCAGGTCCGCGAGCTCGCCGGTGGCGGCCGCCGCGAGGACGCCGGCCAGCGGGGTCCTCAGCCGGGCCAGCACGACCTGGGTCTCCGGGTCGCCGAACCGGGCGTTGAACTCGATCACCCGGACACCGCGGCTCGTGATCGCGAGGCCGGCGTAGAGGAGACCGGAGAAGGGGGTGCCGCGGCGGCGCATCTCGTCGACGGTCGGCTGGAGGACGCTCTCCAGGACCTCCTCGACCAGCTTGGGGTCGGCCCACGGCAGCGGCGAGTAGGCACCCATGCCGCCCGTGTTGGGGCCCTCGTCGCCGTCGAGCGCGCGCTTGAAGTCCTGGGCGGGCTGGAGCGGGACGACGCTGACGCCGTCGGTGATCGCGAAGAGGGAGACCTCCGGGCCGTCGAGGAACTCCTCGACGACGACCCTGCCGCGCTCCGCGGCCGGTGCGTCGGGCGATCCCAGACAGCCGGCCGCGTGCGCCGCCGCGGCCTGCGCGTCGTCGGTCACGACGACACCCTTGCCCGCGGCCAGACCGTCGTCCTTGACGACGTACGGGGCGCCGAAGGCGTCGAGCGCCTCGGCGACCTCCTCGGGGGTGGTGCAGACGTAGGAGCGGGCGGTCGGCACGCCGGCCGCGGCCATGACGTCCTTGGCGAACGCCTTGGAGCCCTCCAGCTGCGCGGCCTCCTTCGAGGGGCCGAACACCGGGATGCCCACGGCGCGCACGGCGTCGGCGACCCCGGCGACCAGCGGCGCCTCGGGGCCCACGACG harbors:
- the purQ gene encoding phosphoribosylformylglycinamidine synthase subunit PurQ, yielding MTARIGVVTFPGSLDDRDTRRAIRLAGAEPVALWHKDKDLHQVDAVVLCGGFSYGDYLRAGAIARFSPVMETLIEQAKAGLPVLGICNGFQILTEAHLLPGGMLGNDHLHFICRDQKLRVENAETAWTTDYEAGQEIRIPLKNMDGRYVADEYTLDKLEAEGRVAFRYLVEGDAADGYGNPNGSLRDIAGITNEAGNVVGLMPHPEHAVEPLIGSGRTDGLPFFTSILKKLVNA
- the purS gene encoding phosphoribosylformylglycinamidine synthase subunit PurS; this translates as MARVVVDVMLKPEILDPQGQAVQRALPRLGFEGISDVRQGKRFELEVDGPVDEAALARIHDLAESFLANTVIEDFTVKVESEEAVAGAAK
- a CDS encoding histone-like nucleoid-structuring protein Lsr2: MAQKVVVTLSDDIDGSEAAETIAFGLDGKSYEIDLNEANAKKLRKALAPYVDAGRKRSRSGKAYKQTEVAPDPAAVRAWAQANKMEVPARGRIPKKVYEAFTEAQ
- a CDS encoding ABC transporter ATP-binding protein; the protein is MDTNEHVIEVTDLRRVYGGGFEAVRGISFHVGRGEIFALLGTNGAGKTSTVELLEGLAPPDGGRITVLNHDPYTERAAVRPRTGVMLQEGGFPSELTVAETARMWAGCVSGARPVAGALALVGLAGRAGVRVKQLSGGERRRLDLALAVLGDPEVLFLDEPTTGLDAEGRRDTWDLVRALRDAGTTVLLTTHYLEEAEQLADRLAILHEGRVAAAGTPAEVTSAQPSRISFELPAGYFVGDLPALGELGVCGHEVDGQVVRLRTRELQRAATGLLVWAEHARVALRGLDIRSASLEEAFLGIAREASQHTGTEEVAA
- a CDS encoding ABC transporter permease, encoding MSGTPLKDRATVTDGRAAGRTVTTPVSRMAALARAELTLLGRSRSTLITAVFMPLVLPVSLAPVIEDMNAEDSGLGVGEVLLPAAIGFSLLFGVYAALSAIYTARREELVLKRLRTGELRDAEILAGSALPVLATGLAQSLVLVAGATVLLDVPAPVAPHLAVLGLLSGLVMCAAFAAVTATVTRSVESAQVTTAPMVLVSMIGSGLAVPLELLPDRLAAVCELLPLSPVILLVRGGWTGDLSAYEVLRALAIALAWTLPAVFAVRRWFRWDPRR
- a CDS encoding sensor histidine kinase; amino-acid sequence: MLGRIRGWQRRHWRDRSKAERVELQTLGTWYFTTWFFSFAWLALPLLSAVENRPGPLLVGGLLMLAGAVQCAEANRRTRPVLDHYLGRAVLPPRALYPAGALLAFNLALDLVLAVLGGADAVTVRLCMGAALLPFGMLYGLVVPIRSFLRHSALLAVLLMAVFGWAEPDAAGILMIGVLTAFATCFSLFACRCSAWNLAVLWEAERAGEVEARLAVAEERLRFGRDLHDVMGRNLAVIALKSELAVQLARRGRPEAVEQMIEVQRIAQDSQREVRAVVRGYREADLGIELAGAQGVLRAAGIACEVSGEAGGLPPEVQSALGWVVRESTTNVLRHGDAGRCSVALRISGERVVLTVENDGAGSCVPESGGGSGLTGLRERLRGVDGTLEAGFVGAGVFRVVAEVPLSGKAAVREVTS
- a CDS encoding response regulator transcription factor, which encodes MTVRVLLADDEHLIRGALAALLSLEDDLVIVAEAATGPEALAMTRAHRPDVAVLDLQMPGADGVSVATSLRTELPDCQVLIVTSHGRPGHLKRALAAGVRGFVPKTVSAQRLAEIIRTVHAGNRYVDPELAADAIAAGDSPLTSREAEVLELAADGAPVAEIAERAALSQGTVRNYLSSAVSKLGAENRHAAVRLARERGWV
- a CDS encoding phosphoribosylaminoimidazolesuccinocarboxamide synthase, which encodes MSGFVEKPEPLQVPGLVHLHTGKVRDLYQNEAGDLVMVASDRTSAFDWVLPTEIPDKGRVLTQLSLWWFDQLADLVPNHVLSTEPPAGAPADWAGRTLICKSLRMVPVECVARGYLTGSGLAEYRESRTVCGLALPEGLVDGSELPAPIFTPATKAAVGEHDENVSYEEVARQVGADTAAALRQATLAVYGRARDIARERGIILADTKFEFGFEGEDLVIADEVLTPDSSRFWPADQWQPGRAQASYDKQFVRDWLTSAESGWDRASEQPPPALPGPIVDATRAKYIEAYERLTGTAWS
- a CDS encoding N,N-dimethylformamidase beta subunit family domain-containing protein, producing the protein MGPGPGPASGPEHIRRWESGALAHAVTDPFGQGPVPWLRGTETYFGDSGQVVPWYVEQPPAPAAAGTPRVPGPRSAPSAGGPRSADDVRRQIKGFISTGAVAPGDAADFHITVDPPQEFSVDIYRIGHYEGDGAAKITTSPRLAGIVQPPPLTADRTVSCHHWWLSWRLQVPSYWKVGAYVAVLTTVDGYRSHIPFTVRDQHPADLLLVLPDVTWQAYNLYPEDGRTGASLYHAWDEDGRLLGEADAATTVSFDRPYAGAGLPLHVGHAYDFIRWAERYGYDLAYADARDLHAGRVDPTRYRGLVFPGHDEYWSAAMRRTAELARDSGTSLVFLSANSLYWQVELGPSPSGVPGRLLTCRKRKGPGKPVLWREIDRAEQQLVGIQYAGRVPEPRPLIVRNAGHWLWEATGALDGDGIEDLVAGEADRYFPRTPLPPHEDRILLAHSPYADSEGVLRHQETSLYRAPSGALVFASGTFAWSPALDRPGHVDPRVQRATANLLDRICKRD